The following are from one region of the Dromaius novaehollandiae isolate bDroNov1 chromosome 26, bDroNov1.hap1, whole genome shotgun sequence genome:
- the LOC135323680 gene encoding ubiquitin carboxyl-terminal hydrolase 42-like, whose protein sequence is MVAASKRFTIHCSSNVLTIALKRFANFTGGKISKDVEYPEYLDLRAYMSQPVGEPVLYALYAVLVHRGASGRAGHYFCFTKASNGLWYEMNDASVVLCDLQTVLSQQAYLLFYIWCDGETLGECTSDAPVPSDPPSCLGQPGANKKGAGFLKPQLAPHMLKSSSHLKRNGALKEDPSTIGVTEMGGDSHKRRCSRKLERNKQNCHLQQDCPGSRRTSSRSDRNCLDKGRSSGKCPPYRSRSRGQTEQERSHEHSCKSRWLHLSSHARGEGGHHFSSHRADAHCCPVPEQQSENYSPQRRAPSAVSVPSGFEGSSRKTEKQRNRKRGHPHAGGSNNKIEGKRRKTEKSDFPSLLLVLLWLFLLFASWL, encoded by the exons atggttgctgcgtccaagaggtttacaatacattgctcttccaacgttctcaccatagccctgaaaagatttgccaacttcactggtggaaagattagcaag gatgtggaatatccagagtatttggacctgcgagcatacatgtctcagccagttggagaaccagtcctctacgccttatatgcagtcctggtgcacagaggtgccagcggtcgtgcaggacactatttctgcttcaccaag gccagtaatggactgtggtatgagatgaatgatgcctcggtagtcctttgcgacctccaaaccgttctcagtcagcaggcatatttacttttttatatctg gtgcgatggtgagacacttggagaatgcacttctgatgCGCCCGTGCCATCTgatcccccttcgtgccttggtcagccgggggctaataagaagggggctggatttctgaaaccgcagcttgctcctcatatgctgaag agctcaagtcatttaaagagaaatggagccctgaaagaggatcccagtaccattggcgtcacagaaatgggcggtgattcccacaagaggaggtgctctcgcaagctggaaagaaacaagcaaaactgccacctgcagcaggattgccctggaagcaggcgcacatcttcccgtagtgacagaaactgcctggataagggcagaagctccggaaaatgtcctccttaccgatcccgaagcagaggacaaacagagcaagagaggtcacacgagcattcttgcaaaagcaggtggctccacctgtcatcacacgccagaggggaaggcgggcatcacttcagcagccaccgaGCAGATGCACActgctgtccagtcccggagcagcagtctgaaaactattctcctcaacgacgagcaccttcagctgtgtcagttccttccggttttgagggctcttcccggaagactgaaaagcaaagaaacagaaaaagaggacatcctcACGCCGGAGGGagcaacaacaaaatagaagggaaacggagaaagaccgagaaaagcgATTTCCCCAGTTTGCTCCtcgttcttctctggctgttcctcctgtttgccagttggctttaa
- the LOC135323655 gene encoding ubiquitin carboxyl-terminal hydrolase 36-like: MLCTMEAHVKHVLFCSDNAVEPTAVFSDLRRIGEHFCFGRQEDAHEFLCYTVAAMQTACLNGSTSLDTSSQATTVIHQIFGGFLRSRVTCLSCQAVSESYEAFLDIPLEKQKLPFALLQKDKRDEETQLWVVQLMNPEVTQSLEKSTFASQSGICVILFS, translated from the exons atgctgtgtacgatggaagctcacgttaagcatgtcctgttctgctctgacaatgccgtcgagcctacggctgtcttcagtgaccttagac gaataggggagcatttctgttttggcagacaggaagatgctcacgaattcttatgttacaccgtggctgctatgcagactgcttgcttgaatggaagcaccag cttggacacgtcgtcgcaagccaccacggtcattcaccaaatatttggaggattcctaagatccagag taacgtgcttgagctgccaagcagtttcagagtcctatgaggccttcctcgatatcccgttggaga AGCAGAAGTTaccctttgctttgcttcagaaagaCAAACGAGACGAGGAGACGCAGCtctgggttgtgcagctaatgaaccctgaagtcacccaaagcttggaaaagagtacctTTGCTTCTCAGAGCGGAATCTGTGTCATTCTGTTCagctag